In the genome of Catalinimonas alkaloidigena, the window AGCTTCGCGACATCGACAAAGGGTTCGAGATTGTGGCTTCCTTTCCCGAATGGAAAGACCTGCCCATCATCATCGGCGAGTCGGACCCGGAAGGATGCGCGGCCTGTTCGGTCGAGTTCAATCCGCAGAACGCCTACCGCAACGGGACGATGTATTCGAGCTACACGGCGGCCGCGTTCGCTCGGAAATACGCGCTGGCCGATCATTACGGCGTGAACTTCGAAGGGGCGGTGACCTGGGCGTTCGAGTTCGAAAATCAGCCCTGGTTTGCCGGCTTCCGCGACCTGGCGACCAACGGCGTCGACAAGCCGGTCCTGAACGTCTTCCGCATGTACGGCCTCATGGCGGGGCAGCGTGTGCAGGTCGGCGGTGACCTGGCCTACGACGCGATGGCCGTGCGCGACTCCAGCATCCGTGAGGCGGACGACATCAACGCCTTGGCCGCGAAAGACGAGCGGACCGCCACGGTCATGGTCTGGAATTACCACGACGACAACCTGCCCGCGCCCGACGCCCCGGTCACCGTGGAAATAACGGGCCTACCCGGAGGGAACCTCCTGATGGAACACTACCGCATCGATCAGGAACACAGCAATGCCTACACGCTCTGGCAGGCGATGGGCTCGCCGCAAAACCCCGCCCCCGAACAGATCACGGAACTGGAAGCCGCCGGACAGTTAACGTTGTTGACATCACCGGAATGGGTCAAGGCGAAAGACGGAAAAGTCTCAGTCAAGATGCAGTTGCCTCGGCAAGGTGTGTCCCTGTTGCGCTTTTCGTGGAAGTGAAAACGGGAAGTTTGGAATTCGGAGACTATAAAAGACGTGTGGTTTGGATAGCGGTTGGCTATATGCAACAAAAAATGAGAAATACTTGGATTGCCATCGGGATTTTATCAATAGGAGGATGTGTGAATGGAAGACCAAAAATTGAATGTACTGACTTGAATAATTTTTCATCCGATACCTCTATCTATGTAGAGGCAAAAGGATACAAAGGGTTCATCTTTCCAGCTTCTTATAAACCGCCGTTTCAAGTTTCTCAAAACAGATTTACTCCAGATCAAGCTCATATAAGAAGAGCCGAAGGAATTCTTGCTTCATCGGATAAGAAGTACAGAGTTAGTTACAGAAGGCAGTACATAGGGAGTGTCAATACACAATTAGATTCGATAATCATTGTAAGATTGATGAAGTACGGCTTCAAAGAAGAGTGCTTTGATAAATTTATGGAGATTAGGTTTGATGGTAAATATGGAAAAAATTAGCTATTCAAAATGATTAATTTGAGGGAAAGAAAAGTAGAAGATATTTGAGCTTCAACTTTTGATACTGATCACCTGTGGCGTTGAATTTTTACCGCTCACTGCGCTTAATTTAGCCATTCTAGCTTCAGATTATATCTGAAGCTGATAGACACAGGGAAGCTTGTAGCTTCCTGAATAAAATAAAATTACGCAGGAAGCTACAAGCTTCCCTGTGTACATGATTTCAGGCCTAGCCTGAAACCAGTGGTAATACAATAATCATCTGTCTTTATCAACCAACCAATTGACATCCGATATCCCAACCCATGAACTATAAAGCCCTCCTCTCGGGAGCCGCCGCTTTCTCCCTCACTGCTTTCACGCTCAATCTACCCGCTCCGGCCGAAACGGAGGCGTATGTGCCGCCGGTCTACGGGGAAGTGCCGCTGGGAAGCATCCGGCCGGAGGGATGGCTGCGCGACCAACTGGTGATCATGCGGAACGGGACGACGGGCCACCTCGATGAAGTGTACGGGAAGGTGAAGGACGACAACGGCTGGCTGGGCGGCAAAGGCGACGGCTGGGAAGAGACGCCCTACTGGCTGGACGGCGCGGTGCCGCTGGCGTATCTGCTGGACGACAAGGAGTTGCAGCAAAAGGTGAAAAAATACATCGACTGGACGATCGACCACCAACGGCCTTCCGGTTACTTCGGGCCGATCACCCCGGCGGAGCGGGAGCGGGGGGCGGAAATCACCGTGGCGAACTGTGACGCGGGAGAGGACTGGTGGCCCAAGATGGTGATGCTGAAGGTGATTCAGCAATACTATACCGCCACAGAGGACAAGCGCGTGATCCCGTTTATGCAGCACTATTTCGACTACCAGTTGCAGTCGCTGAAGGCGTGTCCGATCGGGAAGTGGACAGAGTGGGCGCAGTCGCGTGGAGCCGACAACGTGATGATGGCGCAGTGGCTCTACGGCCTCACGAAAGAGCCGAAGCTGCTCGAACTGGCCGCACTGATTGAGTCGCAGTCGTTTGCATGGAGCGAGTGGCTGGGCAGTCGCGACTGGGTGATTGCAGCGGCGGCCAACCAGACCGACGAAAACTGGATGCACCGCCACGCCGTGAACGTAGGCATGGCGCTGAAATCTCCGGCGGTGAATTACCAGCGGACCGGCGACCAGAAGTTTTTAAAAGACATCGAGACGGGATTTCAGGACCTGATGACGTTGCACGGCCTGCCGATGGGCGTCTTTTCCGGCGACGAAGATTTGCACGGCAACGAGCCGACGCAGGGCACCGAACTGTGTGCCATCGTAGAGTCGATGTTTTCGCTAGAGCAGATCATCGGCATCACGGGCGACGTGCACTACATGGACGCGCTGGAGCGGATGACCTTCAACGCCCTGCCGCCCCAAACCACTGACGATTACAACGCGAAGCAATACTTTCAGGTGGCGAATCAGGTGCAGATCAGCCGGGGCGTCTTCGACTTTTCGCTGCCCTTCAACCGGGAAATGAACAACGTGCTGGGGATGCGCAGCGGCTACACGTGCTGCCTCGCCAACATGCACCAGGGCTGGACCAAGTACGCGCAGCACCTCTGGTACACCACGGCCGACGGCGGACTGGCCGCATTGGAATACGGTCCGAACGAACTGACCCTTAAGATGGGTACGTCACAGACGCCGGTGACCATCAAAGAAACCACGAATTATCCGTTCGAAGACCAGATTCAGTTTGAGGTAGTAACCAAAAAGGCCGTACAGTTTCCGTTGCAGTTGCGCATTCCGGGGTGGTGTGACGAGGCCGTCATTTCGATCAACGGGCAAGAGGCGCGTCGGGAACCGGGTGGCCAGGTGATCACCCTCGACCGGACCTGGAAGAAAGGAGATCGCGTCACGCTGCAACTGCCTATGCCGGTTCGTACGTCGAACTGGGCGAAAAATTCCCGAGCGGTAGAGCGGGGTCCGCTGGTCTACGCCCTGAAACTTCAGGAGCGCTGGGAAAAAGGGCACGACGAAAAAGAAGGTGACTACTTCAGCGTCTTCCCCGAAGGGGACTGGAACTACGGCTTACTCCGAAAGGTCGTGGAACAGCCGCAGGCAAATCTGGACGTGACGGTGAAGCCCATGCCCCAATCATTCGTCTGGAACCTGGCCCATGCGCCTGTCGAGATCACGGCTCCGGCGAAGAAAATTCCGGGCTGGCAGGCCGTCAATGGCGTTGCGCACCAACCCGTCACCGAGCGGGAAGGCATCTACAAAGGCAAAGTAGCCGCTGAAACAGAAGACATTACGCTGGTGCCCTACGGCTGCACGAAAGTCCGGATCGTGGCGTTTCCGGTCGTCCCCAACGAATCACGATGAAAAAACTTCTTCTCTGTCTTGGGCTTGCCGCCACGGCGGCTGGCTGTCAGGAACCGGCCACGACCGATCAACCCGATGTGGATACGACGGCAACCGCTACGTTTACCAATCCGCTGTTGCCGTCCGGGGCCGATCCGTGGAGCATTTACCACGAGGGCTATTATTATTATACCCATACGACGGGCCGGAACGTGACCCTCTGGAAGACAAGTTCGCTGACTGCGCTCGAAAAGGCCCCCTCCAAAGTGGTCTGGACTCCGCCCGAGGGAGAAGCCTACTCGAAAGAGGTGTGGGCACCGGAAATCCATTTTCTCAACGGAGCGTGGTACATCTACGTCGCGGCCGACGACGGACACAACCGGAATCACCGCATGTGGGTCCTGGAAAACCCGTCGGCCGATCCGCTGGAGGGAGAATTTCGCCTCAAAGGGCAGTTGAAAACGCCTGACGACCGCTGGGCCATCGACGGCTCGGTGTTCGAGCACCGGGGGCAGATGTACTTCGTCTGGTCCGGGTGGGAAGGCGACGAAAATGGCGAACAGGATTTGTACCTCGCGAAGCTCGCTAACCCCTGGACGGTGGAAGGGGAGCGGGTGCGCATCTCCCGCCCCACGTACGACTGGGAAACCCACGGCACCATTCCGAATCCGGGACCGGACGACAAGCCCGAAGTTCTGGTGAACGAAGGCCCGCAACCGCTGCTGCACGGCGACAGGGTGTTCGTGATTTTCTCAGCGAGCGGGTGCTGGACCGAATACTACGCCCTGGGCATGCTTTCGGCCAACGCGGATGCCGACCTGATGGACCCCGCTTCCTGGCACAAGCACGAGGAGCCGGTGTTTCGGGCCGAAAATCAAAACGGCACGTATGCAGCCGGTCACAACTCCTTCTTTACGTCACCTGATGGCACCGAAAACTGGATTCTCTACCACGCCAATCCGGAGGCAGGGCAGGGGTGTGGTGGGCATCGGTCGCCCCGGATGCAGCCCTTTACCTGGACTGCCGACGGACTGCCCGATTTCGGCACCCCCGTATCTTTGGACGAAAAACTGCCCATCCCTTCGGGAGAAGAATAACCTCTTCCTTGTCATAAGAACCTCTATTTTGTCATTTCGACCTACGGGAGAAATCTAGTAACATCAAAGCCAGAAGATCTCTCCTAACGTCGAGCCGGGTCGCCGGGCGATGACCGAATAAAGCGGATGACAATTGAAGAGAAACAAGGAAAAAAGAACCCAACTTATCAATCAAGACCTTTAACTATCCCCAATTTATATGAGACTTACTTCGTACCTATTGAGCGCTACTCTGCTGACCGCCGCCTGTACGTCGACGACGACCGACTCCGACGCCGATTCCACGGCGGCCGATACTTCGGCGATGGCAACAAAGGCAGCTGCGCCGGGGGAACGCTGGACCGCCGAGCGGGCCAACCAGTGGTACCAGGAAAAGGGCTGGCAGGTCGGCTGTGACTTCATTCCCAGCACGGCCATCAACCAGCTGGAAATGTGGCAGGCCGAGACGTTCGATCCGGAAACCATCGACCGGGAGCTGGGCTACGCCGAATCCATCGGGTTCAACTCCGTGCGCGTCTACCTGCACCACCTCGCCTGGGAAATCGACAAGGCCGGCTTCAAAGACCGCATGACGCAGTACCTCGACCTTGCCGACCAACACGGCATCTCCACCATGTTCTGCATTCTGGACGACGTGTGGAGCCCCACGTATGCCGCGGGCAAGCAACCCGACCCCAAGCCCGGCACGCACAATTCCGGCTGGATTCAGGACCCCGGTCAGTTGATTCACGACGATTCGGCGGCGACCACGGCCCTGCTCGAAACCTACGTGAAAGACATCCTGACCACCTTCAAAGACGACGACCGCGTGTTGCTTTGGGATCTGTACAACGAGCCGGGCAACTCGGGCTGGGCAAACCGGAGCATGCCGCTGTTGGAAAAAATGTTTCAGTGGGGACGTGAGGTGAACCCGTCGCAGCCGCTGTCGGCCGGGGTCTGGAACCTGGACCTGAAAGACCTGAACGAGTACCAGAAGGCCCATTCCGACGTGATCACCTATCACAACTACGGCGACAAGGCCGACCACGAAAAATGGATTGCCGACCTCAAGCCGCTGGGCCGCCCGATGCTCTGCACCGAATACATGGCCCGCACGCGCAACAGCACGTTTGCCGACATCCTGCCCATGCTGAAAGAAGAAAACATCAGTGCCTACAACTGGGGACTGGTCAACGGCAAAACCAACACGATCTACGCCTGGAACACCCCCATCGCCGACGGCTCGGAGCCGGACGTCTGGTTCCACGACATTTTCCGGAAAGACGGCACGCCCTATAGTCAGGAAGAAGCCGCACTGATCAAGCAAGTGACAAGCCAACCCTAACAGAGCTGATTTGCGTGGGAGCCGGTCTGCAAAGACCGGCTTTTTTATGGGAAGCTAGAGAAAGAAGCTAACGTGCTGACAATTAGTGTGGTTGTGTGAAAATAAAGTGCGGGAGCGCTTGCGTCGTGCCCCCGAAAGCG includes:
- a CDS encoding cellulase family glycosylhydrolase produces the protein MRLTSYLLSATLLTAACTSTTTDSDADSTAADTSAMATKAAAPGERWTAERANQWYQEKGWQVGCDFIPSTAINQLEMWQAETFDPETIDRELGYAESIGFNSVRVYLHHLAWEIDKAGFKDRMTQYLDLADQHGISTMFCILDDVWSPTYAAGKQPDPKPGTHNSGWIQDPGQLIHDDSAATTALLETYVKDILTTFKDDDRVLLWDLYNEPGNSGWANRSMPLLEKMFQWGREVNPSQPLSAGVWNLDLKDLNEYQKAHSDVITYHNYGDKADHEKWIADLKPLGRPMLCTEYMARTRNSTFADILPMLKEENISAYNWGLVNGKTNTIYAWNTPIADGSEPDVWFHDIFRKDGTPYSQEEAALIKQVTSQP
- a CDS encoding beta-L-arabinofuranosidase domain-containing protein, which encodes MNYKALLSGAAAFSLTAFTLNLPAPAETEAYVPPVYGEVPLGSIRPEGWLRDQLVIMRNGTTGHLDEVYGKVKDDNGWLGGKGDGWEETPYWLDGAVPLAYLLDDKELQQKVKKYIDWTIDHQRPSGYFGPITPAERERGAEITVANCDAGEDWWPKMVMLKVIQQYYTATEDKRVIPFMQHYFDYQLQSLKACPIGKWTEWAQSRGADNVMMAQWLYGLTKEPKLLELAALIESQSFAWSEWLGSRDWVIAAAANQTDENWMHRHAVNVGMALKSPAVNYQRTGDQKFLKDIETGFQDLMTLHGLPMGVFSGDEDLHGNEPTQGTELCAIVESMFSLEQIIGITGDVHYMDALERMTFNALPPQTTDDYNAKQYFQVANQVQISRGVFDFSLPFNREMNNVLGMRSGYTCCLANMHQGWTKYAQHLWYTTADGGLAALEYGPNELTLKMGTSQTPVTIKETTNYPFEDQIQFEVVTKKAVQFPLQLRIPGWCDEAVISINGQEARREPGGQVITLDRTWKKGDRVTLQLPMPVRTSNWAKNSRAVERGPLVYALKLQERWEKGHDEKEGDYFSVFPEGDWNYGLLRKVVEQPQANLDVTVKPMPQSFVWNLAHAPVEITAPAKKIPGWQAVNGVAHQPVTEREGIYKGKVAAETEDITLVPYGCTKVRIVAFPVVPNESR
- a CDS encoding family 43 glycosylhydrolase; this translates as MKKLLLCLGLAATAAGCQEPATTDQPDVDTTATATFTNPLLPSGADPWSIYHEGYYYYTHTTGRNVTLWKTSSLTALEKAPSKVVWTPPEGEAYSKEVWAPEIHFLNGAWYIYVAADDGHNRNHRMWVLENPSADPLEGEFRLKGQLKTPDDRWAIDGSVFEHRGQMYFVWSGWEGDENGEQDLYLAKLANPWTVEGERVRISRPTYDWETHGTIPNPGPDDKPEVLVNEGPQPLLHGDRVFVIFSASGCWTEYYALGMLSANADADLMDPASWHKHEEPVFRAENQNGTYAAGHNSFFTSPDGTENWILYHANPEAGQGCGGHRSPRMQPFTWTADGLPDFGTPVSLDEKLPIPSGEE